In the Desulfuromonas sp. DDH964 genome, CCGGCCCGCAGCATTGCCGCCAGCCAGGCCGGCTCGATGGTGCCGATATTGAGAACCAGCGCGCCGGCGAGCTGCACCATCTCCTCCACCTCGTCGATGCAGTGGGCCATGACCGGCGCCGCCCCCACCGCGAGCAGGGTGTTGGCCGAGGAGTTCATCACCACGAAATTGGTGATGTTGTGAACCAGCGGCGCGGTTGAACGGACCCGGTGGAGAAGGTCGGAGGTAACACGGATCATGTCGGGCATCGGCAGACTCCGGATCGGAAAAAGTGGGCGGCGCGGACGGGAGCGGTCTCCGCTCAGTCCCTGGCGTCGATCAGAATGGTGCGGTTGCGTCCCGCCTCCTTGGCCTGGTAGAGGGCGGCGTCGGCGCGGGCGATGCAGGCATCGACCGACTCCTCGGCAAGGAAGACCGTCGCTCCGAGGCTGACGGTGGCGTGCACGGTCACGCTATCGGCCTCGATCGGGTGGTTGTCGATCAGCCGGCGGATCTTTTCGGCGACGACCAGCGCCTGGCTGGCGGAAGTCTCGGGGAGCAGAACCAGGAACTCTTCCCCGCCCCAGCGGCAGCAGCTATCCTCCCGGCGCAGGTTCCGGGTCACCAGTTCGGCCACCACGGTCAAAACCCGGTCCCCCACCGCATGCCCGTAGCGGTCGTTGAACTCCTTGAAATGGTCAAAATCGAACATGAGAACGGCAAATACTCCGCCGTGGCGGCGGGCTCGGCTCAGTTCCACCGCGAGGCGCTCATACATCTCCCGGCGGTTGGCAAGGCCGGTCAGATAATCGGTCCGCGATGAGAGATCGAGGCGGCGCTTCATCTCCTGCAGATTGGTCTGGTAACTGTCGCTGATCCGGGCAATCCGTCCCATGCGTCGGGAGAGCCGGACGTACTTGCGAAAGAGCGCCGAGAAGGCTCCGGAGAGCGGGCTGTCGGCGAAGTGCGGGTGGTTGACCAGGGGC is a window encoding:
- a CDS encoding diguanylate cyclase, producing MTRPELGNGVENPLIQRFRPRIEGAAGASGLTGTEAAELFEGYRKLDRRLARIARISDRYQAEIRQLVEQLQEALHKISVLKGCIPICGSCKKVRSDEGYWRQLEQYLTDHSELLFSHGLCPDCAASYMAQARGGKPGSGGVSLAVEDQALNEDDFDDPVVAEFLPLVNHPHFADSPLSGAFSALFRKYVRLSRRMGRIARISDSYQTNLQEMKRRLDLSSRTDYLTGLANRREMYERLAVELSRARRHGGVFAVLMFDFDHFKEFNDRYGHAVGDRVLTVVAELVTRNLRREDSCCRWGGEEFLVLLPETSASQALVVAEKIRRLIDNHPIEADSVTVHATVSLGATVFLAEESVDACIARADAALYQAKEAGRNRTILIDARD